In Topomyia yanbarensis strain Yona2022 chromosome 2, ASM3024719v1, whole genome shotgun sequence, one DNA window encodes the following:
- the LOC131680611 gene encoding DEAD-box helicase Dbp80-like has translation MEFAEYIVPNPIRQAREQESLDNIKQYYVKFRNQDEKLTVNRSKQVRKTAGWLTGRMSQDGHSVAVLSGDLTVEQRLDALDRFRTGLVKVQIITYVLSRSIDVEQVTIVVNFDLPMDQQGRADCETYLHRIRRTGRFERYHHQPSGQ, from the exons ATGGAGTTTGCCGAGTACATCGTACCCAATCCGATTCGGCAGGCGCGGGAGCAAGAATCACTCGATAACATCAAACAGTACTACGTCAAGTTCCGCAACCAGGACGAGAAATT AACTGTTAATCGATCGAAACAGGTACGCAAAACGGCCGGCTGGTTGACCGGCAGGATGTCCCAGGATGGTCACTCGGTAGCGGTACTGTCCGGTGATCTAACGGTGGAGCAACGGTTGGACGCTCTGGATCGATTCCGAACCGGACTAGTGAAGGTACAGATTATAACGTACGTTTTGTCCAGGA GTATCGACGTCGAACAGGTGACCATTGTCGTCAACTTCGACCTGCCGATGGATCAGCAGGGACGAGCCGATTGCGAAACGTATCTACATCGAATTAGACGCACCGGTAGATTCG AACGGTATCACCATCAACCTAGTGGACAGTGA